The Oscillatoria acuminata PCC 6304 genomic interval TCGCATCCGTTGGCAGGAAAATGAGTAAGGAAAAATTAACAACCGCTGTTTCACATATTTTTACTTTTGTCAATCTTTCTTTAGCAATAATTTTTAACGAGTTGAACCTTCGGCCCCCTCGCGATCGAGTTGTTCAGCAATTTGTTTGAGGCGACGAAGTTGGGCCTGCATATCTTTCTGGGTCCAGGTTGCAGCAAACAGATTAAAGCCCCAGGAGACTGCGGGATTGGGAATTTCAAATTCAAAGCGATTAACCAGTCGAGTCTGGTTGCCGTCGGGTTGACAATCCCAGCGATCGCAGCCCTTGAAAAATCCCTGAAACTCCCAGACAATCAGTCCCGGTTCCCGTTGAGCAATCACACAGTTTAAACTCGGTTGCAACAGGGGAATATTCAAAATAAACCGACTGCGACTCCCCACAGAGGTATCCCATTCGCCAATGGGTTCGCAACGCAAGGCGGGATTCAACCACTGGTGCATTAATGAGCGATCGGTAATACAGTAATCAACAACCGGAGGACCGGCCTGAATTTGAATAGACTGTTCAAAGACTTGAGATGACATGAGAAATTAGCCCTAATGATGACAATTTGTTATAAAAATTACCCCGAGAAAAGCAATGCATCTGGGGTAGCAGGCTCTGAAGGGGGGTGAATCGGTGCTAGAAAGACAGCAGACCCTTCCCTCGGACTGGGGCAGAATTGTTACAAATCACTACAGTTCCTATATTTTGCGACCAATTGTCCCTAATCTAATTTCTAGTGACGAACAATTGAAACATAAAGCGTTTGCTCCGCCTCTGTTCAGAGTTGGAAAAAACGCAAAAGATGCCATAGACTACAGCAACAGATGCATAGCCCTGTAGGATAGGGGCAAATGCACTGACTCGCATTTAAGCTGTTGGCTGTCTCGATTGGAGAAGAGAAAATCATGAACTCCTTGGAGTGCGAGCATCTTGCTCGCTAGGATCATCCAGTTTAAATGCAGCATCTTTCAGCTTACTGAATGATCAACTCTGTTGAACGCTCAGATCGGAAATACAGTCAAATCACCACCTTATGAATGGAATTTTGCACGAAACATCAGCCGTGGTTTGGGGGAATTTAAGCCCCGAACCCCTACTAGCTCAAGACCCCGGAGGATTTGCGACGGGCTTTGCTTTGGGGAATATTACCGGATTTTTTGAAACCATCTTGGTCCAGTTGGGATTGTTCCTGCCCAGTTTAGTAGGAGCCTTGGCCATCTTAATCGGTGGCTGGCTTGTGGCAACAATTGTGGCCGGAATTATCAGAAAGGTGCTGCACAGCACGAATCTGGACAACCGGATTGCCAGTGCAATCATGGGACGAAGCCCTGGAGAACCCCTGCCGCCCACGGAAAAGTGGATCTCGAATACGGTCTACTGGCTGATCATGATTTTTGTCTTGGTCGCCTTTCTCAATGCCCTGAACCTGGAGGTGGTTTCCCAGCCCCTGAATCAGTTCTTAGAGCAGATTTTAACGTACCTACCGAAGATTGGGGGTGCGGCACTCCTGCTAGGGGTGGCTTGGGTGTTGGCTACCCTAGCAAAAATGTTATTCA includes:
- a CDS encoding SRPBCC family protein gives rise to the protein MSSQVFEQSIQIQAGPPVVDYCITDRSLMHQWLNPALRCEPIGEWDTSVGSRSRFILNIPLLQPSLNCVIAQREPGLIVWEFQGFFKGCDRWDCQPDGNQTRLVNRFEFEIPNPAVSWGFNLFAATWTQKDMQAQLRRLKQIAEQLDREGAEGSTR